In Syngnathus acus chromosome 5, fSynAcu1.2, whole genome shotgun sequence, a genomic segment contains:
- the kiaa1328 gene encoding protein hinderin isoform X5 produces MQSRRSSDCKIDIPLKRGGKKQSYVQNDQYSSDVKENVSTFASASPTTDSTSPVIFESISAQSQVSLKDLCPDDKRRIANLIEELARVSEEKEESVKRLKDEHDNFESKIQQLEQQNLVIAHERESLQQQYRECQELLGLYQQYLTQQQVKLNQSIAELSQAQAHYKVPSSEEAINETTSQANGLMFDGSYLSLAAGQTHQAQVHKRSGGRRGALQAVTIPTPASYFSKNCPADAGAQISKHQIQRGEFGLQHYQDTQQHRNEHSLEKSCESTLGQSSFPYRPHEENDSATENKEALTNPLHSCGDWEEKRHQLLLQKMQLELEREKLQARLADQEERLSRQNQQLCQSRLDWKKLQEACQSKLSSSVTKNGTSQPDTPRGQDLPSSENHPAQQSLHHNSSQTASREKNVHFCDATAQSTKDTATSPVGFPASPAELIVEPQIQKTSENRFDFSVVELIDNFSPIAAHEQCKASSWSSQCGPALTAPKPICRGLRTPAVPHRLNCLQDLEESQILEDIFFIC; encoded by the exons aTGCAATCCAGGCGCTCCTCTGACTGCAAGATTGACATACCATTAAAGAGGGGTGGCAAAAAACAGAGCTATGTACAAAATGATCAATACAGTTCTGACGTTAAGGAAAATGTCTCAACCTTTGCCAGTGCTTCTCCAACCACTGACAGCACATCACCA GTAATATTTGAAAGCATCAGTGCACAGAGCCAAGTCAGTCTGAAAGACCTCTGTCCCGATGACAAACGTCGCATTGCAAACCTGATTGAAGAACTAGCCAG AGTGAgtgaggagaaggaagaatCTGTGAAGCGCCTGAAAGATGAACATGATAATTTCGAAAGCAAGATCCAACAACTCGAGCAACAGAATTTGGTTATAGCACATGAAAGAGAAA GCCTTCAGCAGCAGTACAGGGAGTGTCAGGAGCTGCTTGGGCTCTACCAACAATACCTGACTCAGCAACAAGTAAAGCTCAACCAGTCCATCGCTGAGCTTAGCCAGGCACAAGCTCACTATAAG GTGCCGAGCAGCGAAGAAGCCATTAACGAAACTACTAGTCAGGCTAATGGATTAATGTTTGATGGCTCATACCTCAGTCTTGCTGCTGGTCAAACACATCAAGCTCAAGTCCACAAGAGAAGTGGCGGAAGGAGAGGAGCCTTGCAAGCTGTCACTATTCCGACACCCGCTTCCTATTTTAGTAAGAACTGTCCAGCTGATGCTGGTGCACAAATCAGTAAGCATCAGATTCAGAGAGGAGAATTTGGTTTGCAGCACTATCAAGACACCCAGCAACATAGAAACGAACATTCCCTTGAGAAAAGCTGTGAGAGCACCTTAGGCCAAAG TAGTTTTCCATACAGGCCACATGAAGAGAATGACTCAGCTACTGAGAATAAGGAAGCTTTGACCAACCCTTTACATAGTTGTGGGGACTGGGAGGAGAAGAGGCaccagctgctgctgcagaaGATGCAGCTGGAGTTGGAGCGAGAGAAGCTGCAGGCACGTCTGGCTGATCAGGAGGAGCGGCTCAGCAGACAGAACCAGCAGCTGTGCCAGTCACGTCTCGACTGGAAAAA GCTTCAAGAAGCATGTCAATCCAAACTCAGCAGCTCTGTCACTAAGAATGGAACATCACAGCCAGACACCCCTCGTGGCCAAGATTTGCCCTCCAG TGAGAACCATCCAGCGCAACAAAGCTTGCATCACAACTCTTCACAAACTGCTTctcgggaaaaaaatgttcatttttgtg ATGCTACAGCGCAGTCAACAAAGGACACTGCCACATCCCCTGTTGGGTTCCCCGCAAGCCCTGCCGAGCTCATCGTGGAACCCCAGATTCAAAAGACATCTGAAAATCG GTTTGACTTCTCTGTGGTTGAGTTAATAGATAACTTTAGTCCCATTGCGGCACATGAGCAATGCAAAGCATCATCTTGGTCATCCCAATGTGGACCAGCTCTTACTGCGCCCAAACCAATCTGCAGAGGTCTGCGTACCCCTGCGGTGCCTCATCGTCTGAATTGCCTGCAGGACTTGGAAGAAAGCCAAATATTGgaggatatttttttcatttgctga
- the kiaa1328 gene encoding protein hinderin isoform X3 → MAAVDKRNSKSGIFWVKSGEDDVISCQPGGTSTSSKKNTKMQSRRSSDCKIDIPLKRGGKKQSYVQNDQYSSDVKENVSTFASASPTTDSTSPVIFESISAQSQVSLKDLCPDDKRRIANLIEELARVSEEKEESVKRLKDEHDNFESKIQQLEQQNLVIAHERESLQQQYRECQELLGLYQQYLTQQQVKLNQSIAELSQAQAHYKVPSSEEAINETTSQANGLMFDGSYLSLAAGQTHQAQVHKRSGGRRGALQAVTIPTPASYFSKNCPADAGAQISKHQIQRGEFGLQHYQDTQQHRNEHSLEKSCESTLGQRPHEENDSATENKEALTNPLHSCGDWEEKRHQLLLQKMQLELEREKLQARLADQEERLSRQNQQLCQSRLDWKKLQEACQSKLSSSVTKNGTSQPDTPRGQDLPSSENHPAQQSLHHNSSQTASREKNVHFCDATAQSTKDTATSPVGFPASPAELIVEPQIQKTSENRFDFSVVELIDNFSPIAAHEQCKASSWSSQCGPALTAPKPICRGLRTPAVPHRLNCLQDLEESQILEDIFFIC, encoded by the exons ATGGCGGCAGTTGACAAAAGGAATTCAAAATCCGGAATATTTTGGGTCAAGAGTG GAGAAGATGACGTGATCTCTTGTCAGCCAGGCGGCACAAGCAcctcaagtaaaaaaaataccaagaTGCAATCCAGGCGCTCCTCTGACTGCAAGATTGACATACCATTAAAGAGGGGTGGCAAAAAACAGAGCTATGTACAAAATGATCAATACAGTTCTGACGTTAAGGAAAATGTCTCAACCTTTGCCAGTGCTTCTCCAACCACTGACAGCACATCACCA GTAATATTTGAAAGCATCAGTGCACAGAGCCAAGTCAGTCTGAAAGACCTCTGTCCCGATGACAAACGTCGCATTGCAAACCTGATTGAAGAACTAGCCAG AGTGAgtgaggagaaggaagaatCTGTGAAGCGCCTGAAAGATGAACATGATAATTTCGAAAGCAAGATCCAACAACTCGAGCAACAGAATTTGGTTATAGCACATGAAAGAGAAA GCCTTCAGCAGCAGTACAGGGAGTGTCAGGAGCTGCTTGGGCTCTACCAACAATACCTGACTCAGCAACAAGTAAAGCTCAACCAGTCCATCGCTGAGCTTAGCCAGGCACAAGCTCACTATAAG GTGCCGAGCAGCGAAGAAGCCATTAACGAAACTACTAGTCAGGCTAATGGATTAATGTTTGATGGCTCATACCTCAGTCTTGCTGCTGGTCAAACACATCAAGCTCAAGTCCACAAGAGAAGTGGCGGAAGGAGAGGAGCCTTGCAAGCTGTCACTATTCCGACACCCGCTTCCTATTTTAGTAAGAACTGTCCAGCTGATGCTGGTGCACAAATCAGTAAGCATCAGATTCAGAGAGGAGAATTTGGTTTGCAGCACTATCAAGACACCCAGCAACATAGAAACGAACATTCCCTTGAGAAAAGCTGTGAGAGCACCTTAGGCCAAAG GCCACATGAAGAGAATGACTCAGCTACTGAGAATAAGGAAGCTTTGACCAACCCTTTACATAGTTGTGGGGACTGGGAGGAGAAGAGGCaccagctgctgctgcagaaGATGCAGCTGGAGTTGGAGCGAGAGAAGCTGCAGGCACGTCTGGCTGATCAGGAGGAGCGGCTCAGCAGACAGAACCAGCAGCTGTGCCAGTCACGTCTCGACTGGAAAAA GCTTCAAGAAGCATGTCAATCCAAACTCAGCAGCTCTGTCACTAAGAATGGAACATCACAGCCAGACACCCCTCGTGGCCAAGATTTGCCCTCCAG TGAGAACCATCCAGCGCAACAAAGCTTGCATCACAACTCTTCACAAACTGCTTctcgggaaaaaaatgttcatttttgtg ATGCTACAGCGCAGTCAACAAAGGACACTGCCACATCCCCTGTTGGGTTCCCCGCAAGCCCTGCCGAGCTCATCGTGGAACCCCAGATTCAAAAGACATCTGAAAATCG GTTTGACTTCTCTGTGGTTGAGTTAATAGATAACTTTAGTCCCATTGCGGCACATGAGCAATGCAAAGCATCATCTTGGTCATCCCAATGTGGACCAGCTCTTACTGCGCCCAAACCAATCTGCAGAGGTCTGCGTACCCCTGCGGTGCCTCATCGTCTGAATTGCCTGCAGGACTTGGAAGAAAGCCAAATATTGgaggatatttttttcatttgctga
- the kiaa1328 gene encoding protein hinderin isoform X4, with product MAAVDKRNSKSGIFWVKSGEDDVISCQPGGTSTSSKKNTKMQSRRSSDCKIDIPLKRGGKKQSYVQNDQYSSDVKENVSTFASASPTTDSTSPVIFESISAQSQVSLKDLCPDDKRRIANLIEELARVSEEKEESVKRLKDEHDNFESKIQQLEQQNLVIAHERESLQQQYRECQELLGLYQQYLTQQQVKLNQSIAELSQAQAHYKVPSSEEAINETTSQANGLMFDGSYLSLAAGQTHQAQVHKRSGGRRGALQAVTIPTPASYFSKNCPADAGAQISKHQIQRGEFGLQHYQDTQQHRNEHSLEKSCESTLGQSCGDWEEKRHQLLLQKMQLELEREKLQARLADQEERLSRQNQQLCQSRLDWKKLQEACQSKLSSSVTKNGTSQPDTPRGQDLPSSENHPAQQSLHHNSSQTASREKNVHFCDATAQSTKDTATSPVGFPASPAELIVEPQIQKTSENRFDFSVVELIDNFSPIAAHEQCKASSWSSQCGPALTAPKPICRGLRTPAVPHRLNCLQDLEESQILEDIFFIC from the exons ATGGCGGCAGTTGACAAAAGGAATTCAAAATCCGGAATATTTTGGGTCAAGAGTG GAGAAGATGACGTGATCTCTTGTCAGCCAGGCGGCACAAGCAcctcaagtaaaaaaaataccaagaTGCAATCCAGGCGCTCCTCTGACTGCAAGATTGACATACCATTAAAGAGGGGTGGCAAAAAACAGAGCTATGTACAAAATGATCAATACAGTTCTGACGTTAAGGAAAATGTCTCAACCTTTGCCAGTGCTTCTCCAACCACTGACAGCACATCACCA GTAATATTTGAAAGCATCAGTGCACAGAGCCAAGTCAGTCTGAAAGACCTCTGTCCCGATGACAAACGTCGCATTGCAAACCTGATTGAAGAACTAGCCAG AGTGAgtgaggagaaggaagaatCTGTGAAGCGCCTGAAAGATGAACATGATAATTTCGAAAGCAAGATCCAACAACTCGAGCAACAGAATTTGGTTATAGCACATGAAAGAGAAA GCCTTCAGCAGCAGTACAGGGAGTGTCAGGAGCTGCTTGGGCTCTACCAACAATACCTGACTCAGCAACAAGTAAAGCTCAACCAGTCCATCGCTGAGCTTAGCCAGGCACAAGCTCACTATAAG GTGCCGAGCAGCGAAGAAGCCATTAACGAAACTACTAGTCAGGCTAATGGATTAATGTTTGATGGCTCATACCTCAGTCTTGCTGCTGGTCAAACACATCAAGCTCAAGTCCACAAGAGAAGTGGCGGAAGGAGAGGAGCCTTGCAAGCTGTCACTATTCCGACACCCGCTTCCTATTTTAGTAAGAACTGTCCAGCTGATGCTGGTGCACAAATCAGTAAGCATCAGATTCAGAGAGGAGAATTTGGTTTGCAGCACTATCAAGACACCCAGCAACATAGAAACGAACATTCCCTTGAGAAAAGCTGTGAGAGCACCTTAGGCCAAAG TTGTGGGGACTGGGAGGAGAAGAGGCaccagctgctgctgcagaaGATGCAGCTGGAGTTGGAGCGAGAGAAGCTGCAGGCACGTCTGGCTGATCAGGAGGAGCGGCTCAGCAGACAGAACCAGCAGCTGTGCCAGTCACGTCTCGACTGGAAAAA GCTTCAAGAAGCATGTCAATCCAAACTCAGCAGCTCTGTCACTAAGAATGGAACATCACAGCCAGACACCCCTCGTGGCCAAGATTTGCCCTCCAG TGAGAACCATCCAGCGCAACAAAGCTTGCATCACAACTCTTCACAAACTGCTTctcgggaaaaaaatgttcatttttgtg ATGCTACAGCGCAGTCAACAAAGGACACTGCCACATCCCCTGTTGGGTTCCCCGCAAGCCCTGCCGAGCTCATCGTGGAACCCCAGATTCAAAAGACATCTGAAAATCG GTTTGACTTCTCTGTGGTTGAGTTAATAGATAACTTTAGTCCCATTGCGGCACATGAGCAATGCAAAGCATCATCTTGGTCATCCCAATGTGGACCAGCTCTTACTGCGCCCAAACCAATCTGCAGAGGTCTGCGTACCCCTGCGGTGCCTCATCGTCTGAATTGCCTGCAGGACTTGGAAGAAAGCCAAATATTGgaggatatttttttcatttgctga
- the kiaa1328 gene encoding protein hinderin isoform X2, with product MAAVDKRNSKSGIFWVKSGEDDVISCQPGGTSTSSKKNTKMQSRRSSDCKIDIPLKRGGKKQSYVQNDQYSSDVKENVSTFASASPTTDSTSPVIFESISAQSQVSLKDLCPDDKRRIANLIEELARVSEEKEESVKRLKDEHDNFESKIQQLEQQNLVIAHERESLQQQYRECQELLGLYQQYLTQQQVKLNQSIAELSQAQAHYKVPSSEEAINETTSQANGLMFDGSYLSLAAGQTHQAQVHKRSGGRRGALQAVTIPTPASYFSKNCPADAGAQISKHQIQRGEFGLQHYQDTQQHRNEHSLEKSCESTLGQSFPYRPHEENDSATENKEALTNPLHSCGDWEEKRHQLLLQKMQLELEREKLQARLADQEERLSRQNQQLCQSRLDWKKLQEACQSKLSSSVTKNGTSQPDTPRGQDLPSSENHPAQQSLHHNSSQTASREKNVHFCDATAQSTKDTATSPVGFPASPAELIVEPQIQKTSENRFDFSVVELIDNFSPIAAHEQCKASSWSSQCGPALTAPKPICRGLRTPAVPHRLNCLQDLEESQILEDIFFIC from the exons ATGGCGGCAGTTGACAAAAGGAATTCAAAATCCGGAATATTTTGGGTCAAGAGTG GAGAAGATGACGTGATCTCTTGTCAGCCAGGCGGCACAAGCAcctcaagtaaaaaaaataccaagaTGCAATCCAGGCGCTCCTCTGACTGCAAGATTGACATACCATTAAAGAGGGGTGGCAAAAAACAGAGCTATGTACAAAATGATCAATACAGTTCTGACGTTAAGGAAAATGTCTCAACCTTTGCCAGTGCTTCTCCAACCACTGACAGCACATCACCA GTAATATTTGAAAGCATCAGTGCACAGAGCCAAGTCAGTCTGAAAGACCTCTGTCCCGATGACAAACGTCGCATTGCAAACCTGATTGAAGAACTAGCCAG AGTGAgtgaggagaaggaagaatCTGTGAAGCGCCTGAAAGATGAACATGATAATTTCGAAAGCAAGATCCAACAACTCGAGCAACAGAATTTGGTTATAGCACATGAAAGAGAAA GCCTTCAGCAGCAGTACAGGGAGTGTCAGGAGCTGCTTGGGCTCTACCAACAATACCTGACTCAGCAACAAGTAAAGCTCAACCAGTCCATCGCTGAGCTTAGCCAGGCACAAGCTCACTATAAG GTGCCGAGCAGCGAAGAAGCCATTAACGAAACTACTAGTCAGGCTAATGGATTAATGTTTGATGGCTCATACCTCAGTCTTGCTGCTGGTCAAACACATCAAGCTCAAGTCCACAAGAGAAGTGGCGGAAGGAGAGGAGCCTTGCAAGCTGTCACTATTCCGACACCCGCTTCCTATTTTAGTAAGAACTGTCCAGCTGATGCTGGTGCACAAATCAGTAAGCATCAGATTCAGAGAGGAGAATTTGGTTTGCAGCACTATCAAGACACCCAGCAACATAGAAACGAACATTCCCTTGAGAAAAGCTGTGAGAGCACCTTAGGCCAAAG TTTTCCATACAGGCCACATGAAGAGAATGACTCAGCTACTGAGAATAAGGAAGCTTTGACCAACCCTTTACATAGTTGTGGGGACTGGGAGGAGAAGAGGCaccagctgctgctgcagaaGATGCAGCTGGAGTTGGAGCGAGAGAAGCTGCAGGCACGTCTGGCTGATCAGGAGGAGCGGCTCAGCAGACAGAACCAGCAGCTGTGCCAGTCACGTCTCGACTGGAAAAA GCTTCAAGAAGCATGTCAATCCAAACTCAGCAGCTCTGTCACTAAGAATGGAACATCACAGCCAGACACCCCTCGTGGCCAAGATTTGCCCTCCAG TGAGAACCATCCAGCGCAACAAAGCTTGCATCACAACTCTTCACAAACTGCTTctcgggaaaaaaatgttcatttttgtg ATGCTACAGCGCAGTCAACAAAGGACACTGCCACATCCCCTGTTGGGTTCCCCGCAAGCCCTGCCGAGCTCATCGTGGAACCCCAGATTCAAAAGACATCTGAAAATCG GTTTGACTTCTCTGTGGTTGAGTTAATAGATAACTTTAGTCCCATTGCGGCACATGAGCAATGCAAAGCATCATCTTGGTCATCCCAATGTGGACCAGCTCTTACTGCGCCCAAACCAATCTGCAGAGGTCTGCGTACCCCTGCGGTGCCTCATCGTCTGAATTGCCTGCAGGACTTGGAAGAAAGCCAAATATTGgaggatatttttttcatttgctga
- the kiaa1328 gene encoding protein hinderin isoform X1: MAAVDKRNSKSGIFWVKSGEDDVISCQPGGTSTSSKKNTKMQSRRSSDCKIDIPLKRGGKKQSYVQNDQYSSDVKENVSTFASASPTTDSTSPVIFESISAQSQVSLKDLCPDDKRRIANLIEELARVSEEKEESVKRLKDEHDNFESKIQQLEQQNLVIAHERESLQQQYRECQELLGLYQQYLTQQQVKLNQSIAELSQAQAHYKVPSSEEAINETTSQANGLMFDGSYLSLAAGQTHQAQVHKRSGGRRGALQAVTIPTPASYFSKNCPADAGAQISKHQIQRGEFGLQHYQDTQQHRNEHSLEKSCESTLGQSSFPYRPHEENDSATENKEALTNPLHSCGDWEEKRHQLLLQKMQLELEREKLQARLADQEERLSRQNQQLCQSRLDWKKLQEACQSKLSSSVTKNGTSQPDTPRGQDLPSSENHPAQQSLHHNSSQTASREKNVHFCDATAQSTKDTATSPVGFPASPAELIVEPQIQKTSENRFDFSVVELIDNFSPIAAHEQCKASSWSSQCGPALTAPKPICRGLRTPAVPHRLNCLQDLEESQILEDIFFIC; this comes from the exons ATGGCGGCAGTTGACAAAAGGAATTCAAAATCCGGAATATTTTGGGTCAAGAGTG GAGAAGATGACGTGATCTCTTGTCAGCCAGGCGGCACAAGCAcctcaagtaaaaaaaataccaagaTGCAATCCAGGCGCTCCTCTGACTGCAAGATTGACATACCATTAAAGAGGGGTGGCAAAAAACAGAGCTATGTACAAAATGATCAATACAGTTCTGACGTTAAGGAAAATGTCTCAACCTTTGCCAGTGCTTCTCCAACCACTGACAGCACATCACCA GTAATATTTGAAAGCATCAGTGCACAGAGCCAAGTCAGTCTGAAAGACCTCTGTCCCGATGACAAACGTCGCATTGCAAACCTGATTGAAGAACTAGCCAG AGTGAgtgaggagaaggaagaatCTGTGAAGCGCCTGAAAGATGAACATGATAATTTCGAAAGCAAGATCCAACAACTCGAGCAACAGAATTTGGTTATAGCACATGAAAGAGAAA GCCTTCAGCAGCAGTACAGGGAGTGTCAGGAGCTGCTTGGGCTCTACCAACAATACCTGACTCAGCAACAAGTAAAGCTCAACCAGTCCATCGCTGAGCTTAGCCAGGCACAAGCTCACTATAAG GTGCCGAGCAGCGAAGAAGCCATTAACGAAACTACTAGTCAGGCTAATGGATTAATGTTTGATGGCTCATACCTCAGTCTTGCTGCTGGTCAAACACATCAAGCTCAAGTCCACAAGAGAAGTGGCGGAAGGAGAGGAGCCTTGCAAGCTGTCACTATTCCGACACCCGCTTCCTATTTTAGTAAGAACTGTCCAGCTGATGCTGGTGCACAAATCAGTAAGCATCAGATTCAGAGAGGAGAATTTGGTTTGCAGCACTATCAAGACACCCAGCAACATAGAAACGAACATTCCCTTGAGAAAAGCTGTGAGAGCACCTTAGGCCAAAG TAGTTTTCCATACAGGCCACATGAAGAGAATGACTCAGCTACTGAGAATAAGGAAGCTTTGACCAACCCTTTACATAGTTGTGGGGACTGGGAGGAGAAGAGGCaccagctgctgctgcagaaGATGCAGCTGGAGTTGGAGCGAGAGAAGCTGCAGGCACGTCTGGCTGATCAGGAGGAGCGGCTCAGCAGACAGAACCAGCAGCTGTGCCAGTCACGTCTCGACTGGAAAAA GCTTCAAGAAGCATGTCAATCCAAACTCAGCAGCTCTGTCACTAAGAATGGAACATCACAGCCAGACACCCCTCGTGGCCAAGATTTGCCCTCCAG TGAGAACCATCCAGCGCAACAAAGCTTGCATCACAACTCTTCACAAACTGCTTctcgggaaaaaaatgttcatttttgtg ATGCTACAGCGCAGTCAACAAAGGACACTGCCACATCCCCTGTTGGGTTCCCCGCAAGCCCTGCCGAGCTCATCGTGGAACCCCAGATTCAAAAGACATCTGAAAATCG GTTTGACTTCTCTGTGGTTGAGTTAATAGATAACTTTAGTCCCATTGCGGCACATGAGCAATGCAAAGCATCATCTTGGTCATCCCAATGTGGACCAGCTCTTACTGCGCCCAAACCAATCTGCAGAGGTCTGCGTACCCCTGCGGTGCCTCATCGTCTGAATTGCCTGCAGGACTTGGAAGAAAGCCAAATATTGgaggatatttttttcatttgctga